One window of Atribacterota bacterium genomic DNA carries:
- a CDS encoding acyl-CoA dehydratase activase, translating to MKTFLGIDVGAVSTDLVLLDEYNNVVSDVYLRTQGQPIKMIKKGLSMIKEQNHGISLEVIGVGTTGSGRVLAGAMAGADVVKNEITAHAVAALYINPQVRTIFEIGGQDSKIIILQNGVVVDFAMNTICAAGTGSFLDHQAFRLGIPIEEFGDYALKANSSVRIAGRCTVFAESDMVHKQQMGYKEEEIIAGLCEAMVRNYLNNVGKGKKIAPPIFFQGGVAANSGIKRSFGKETGHEIIVPEYYRVMGAIGAALLAKEEMEQNPHQSAFYGFELIDRDYQTSGFECDGCPNHCEVIEIKVDGEIIARWGDRCSKWSLGYQAIR from the coding sequence ATGAAGACATTTTTAGGAATTGATGTAGGTGCAGTCAGTACTGACCTTGTTTTACTGGATGAATATAATAATGTGGTCAGTGATGTTTACCTTAGAACACAGGGACAACCCATTAAGATGATTAAAAAAGGTCTTTCTATGATTAAGGAACAGAATCATGGGATATCTTTAGAAGTAATTGGTGTTGGCACAACCGGTAGTGGAAGGGTTCTTGCCGGTGCCATGGCCGGTGCAGATGTAGTAAAAAATGAGATTACTGCCCATGCCGTTGCGGCATTATATATTAATCCACAGGTGCGTACAATTTTTGAGATAGGCGGACAGGATTCAAAAATAATTATTTTACAAAATGGAGTTGTTGTTGATTTTGCCATGAACACCATATGTGCAGCTGGTACCGGTTCCTTTCTGGACCATCAGGCTTTCCGACTCGGTATTCCTATAGAGGAATTTGGGGATTACGCCTTAAAGGCGAACAGTTCTGTTAGGATTGCCGGCAGATGCACCGTCTTTGCCGAATCGGATATGGTTCATAAACAACAAATGGGCTATAAAGAAGAAGAGATTATTGCCGGTTTATGTGAGGCAATGGTACGCAATTATCTCAACAATGTAGGAAAAGGGAAGAAGATAGCACCTCCTATTTTTTTCCAGGGAGGGGTAGCTGCTAATTCTGGTATTAAAAGGAGTTTTGGGAAAGAAACGGGACATGAAATCATTGTTCCGGAATACTACAGGGTTATGGGTGCTATTGGCGCAGCCTTGCTGGCAAAAGAAGAAATGGAACAAAATCCTCACCAATCTGCTTTTTATGGATTTGAACTAATCGATAGAGATTATCAGACCAGCGGATTTGAATGTGATGGATGTCCCAATCATTGTGAAGTAATTGAAATTAAGGTTGATGGAGAGATAATTGCCCGCTGGGGTGACCGTTGCAGCAAATGGTCTTTAGGTTATCAGGCAATAAGATAA